In the Salvelinus sp. IW2-2015 unplaced genomic scaffold, ASM291031v2 Un_scaffold2787, whole genome shotgun sequence genome, one interval contains:
- the LOC112074739 gene encoding nuclear receptor subfamily 2 group F member 6 isoform X2, whose translation MFNVLLCRSNRECQIDQHHRNQCQYCRLKKCFRVGMRKEVQRGRIPPSHSGISPTSLVGGGGGTGAGPVGGEFFNGQPVSELISQLLRAEPYPSSRYGPQYGQQQQMQGAGGGSIMGIDNICELAARLLFSTIEWARSIPYFPELPVSEQVALLRLSWSELFVLNAAQSALPLHMAPLLAAAGFHSSPMSAERVVSFMDQVRVFQDQVDKLTRLQVDSAEYSCLKAIALLSPDACGLTDPVQVESLQEKAQVALMEYERMQYPGQPQRFGRLLLRLPALRAVPANLISQLFFMRLVGKTPIETLIRDMQLSGSSISWPYVPGQ comes from the exons ATGTTTAATGTTCTGTTGTGCAGGTCGAATCGAGAATGCCAGATAGACCAGCATCACCGCAACCAGTGCCAATACTGCCGGCTGAAGAAATGCTTCCGTGTTGGCATGCGCAAAGAAG TCCAGCGTGGACgcatccctccatcccactcaGGCATCAGTCCCACTTCTTTGGTCGGCGGAGGTGGTGGTACCGGGGCCGGGCCAGTAGGCGGTGAATTCTTCAACGGCCAGCCTGTGTCTGAGCTCATCTCCCAGCTGCTCCGTGCCGAACCGTACCCCAGCAGCCGCTACGGTCCCCAGTACGGCCAGCAGCAGCAGATGCAAGGTGCTGGAGGAGGCTCCATCATGGGCATTGACAACATCTGTGAGCTGGCGGCACGCCTCCTCTTCAGCACCATCGAGTGGGCCAGGAGCATCCCCTACTTCCCTGAGCTACCCGTCTCTGAGCAGGTGGCTCTGCTGAGACTGAGCTGGAGCGAGCTGTTTGTCCTGAACGCAGCCCAGTCCGCCCTGCCGCTGCACATGGCCCCACTGCTGGCTGCCGCCGGCTTCCACTCCTCACCCATGTCAGCAGAGAGGGTTGTGTCCTTCATGGACCAGGTGAGGGTGTTCCAGGACCAGGTGGATAAGCTGACCCGGCTTCAGGTGGACTCAGCAGAGTACAGCTGCCTCAAGGCCATCGCCCTCTTGtctccag ATGCGTGTGGTCTGACAGACCCCGTCCARGTAGAGTCTCTSCAGGAGAAGGCCCAGGTGGCTCTGATGGAGTACGAGAGGATGCAGTACCCGGGTCAGCCCCAGCGCTTCGGCCGTCTGCTCCTCCGCCTGCCTGCCCTCAGGGCCGTGCCCGCCAACCTCATCTCCCAGCTGTTCTTTATGCGCCTGGTGGGCAAGACGCCCATCGAGACCCTCATCAGGGACATGCAACTCTCTGGGAGCTCCATTAGCTGGCCCTACGTCCCTGGGCAGTGA
- the LOC112074739 gene encoding nuclear receptor subfamily 2 group F member 6 isoform X1, with product MFNVLLCRSNRECQIDQHHRNQCQYCRLKKCFRVGMRKEAVQRGRIPPSHSGISPTSLVGGGGGTGAGPVGGEFFNGQPVSELISQLLRAEPYPSSRYGPQYGQQQQMQGAGGGSIMGIDNICELAARLLFSTIEWARSIPYFPELPVSEQVALLRLSWSELFVLNAAQSALPLHMAPLLAAAGFHSSPMSAERVVSFMDQVRVFQDQVDKLTRLQVDSAEYSCLKAIALLSPDACGLTDPVQVESLQEKAQVALMEYERMQYPGQPQRFGRLLLRLPALRAVPANLISQLFFMRLVGKTPIETLIRDMQLSGSSISWPYVPGQ from the exons ATGTTTAATGTTCTGTTGTGCAGGTCGAATCGAGAATGCCAGATAGACCAGCATCACCGCAACCAGTGCCAATACTGCCGGCTGAAGAAATGCTTCCGTGTTGGCATGCGCAAAGAAG caGTCCAGCGTGGACgcatccctccatcccactcaGGCATCAGTCCCACTTCTTTGGTCGGCGGAGGTGGTGGTACCGGGGCCGGGCCAGTAGGCGGTGAATTCTTCAACGGCCAGCCTGTGTCTGAGCTCATCTCCCAGCTGCTCCGTGCCGAACCGTACCCCAGCAGCCGCTACGGTCCCCAGTACGGCCAGCAGCAGCAGATGCAAGGTGCTGGAGGAGGCTCCATCATGGGCATTGACAACATCTGTGAGCTGGCGGCACGCCTCCTCTTCAGCACCATCGAGTGGGCCAGGAGCATCCCCTACTTCCCTGAGCTACCCGTCTCTGAGCAGGTGGCTCTGCTGAGACTGAGCTGGAGCGAGCTGTTTGTCCTGAACGCAGCCCAGTCCGCCCTGCCGCTGCACATGGCCCCACTGCTGGCTGCCGCCGGCTTCCACTCCTCACCCATGTCAGCAGAGAGGGTTGTGTCCTTCATGGACCAGGTGAGGGTGTTCCAGGACCAGGTGGATAAGCTGACCCGGCTTCAGGTGGACTCAGCAGAGTACAGCTGCCTCAAGGCCATCGCCCTCTTGtctccag ATGCGTGTGGTCTGACAGACCCCGTCCARGTAGAGTCTCTSCAGGAGAAGGCCCAGGTGGCTCTGATGGAGTACGAGAGGATGCAGTACCCGGGTCAGCCCCAGCGCTTCGGCCGTCTGCTCCTCCGCCTGCCTGCCCTCAGGGCCGTGCCCGCCAACCTCATCTCCCAGCTGTTCTTTATGCGCCTGGTGGGCAAGACGCCCATCGAGACCCTCATCAGGGACATGCAACTCTCTGGGAGCTCCATTAGCTGGCCCTACGTCCCTGGGCAGTGA